A single window of Ananas comosus cultivar F153 linkage group 19, ASM154086v1, whole genome shotgun sequence DNA harbors:
- the LOC109724813 gene encoding zinc finger BED domain-containing protein RICESLEEPER 2-like codes for MVLKDVGYPMKVGSAVAAAAAYLQNTSAMMSIFQELLNSFEESSSDSFSAEVSSSESTSIEISSSESISIVTSSAEFDCIEVLSSESQPSIPIANETRLRTKRKRTKPRSEVWQHFDKFYNAEGNLKCKCKYCSREFYCDSRKNGTSSLKNHMGRCKRGPYKEDKTQAPVNLRPDSMGHEGEMMGTAAALRFDQEAIRKGLVCTIALDWPSFSYVESEIFRNFMSIVCPRFVVPSRRDVEMDFYQLYLDERLKLKNFLKTSCQRVSLTIERRSSLQGANYMCLTAHFIDNDWKLNRKILNICPISSEKYKAIGKKVAKCLLDWGIHRVFTITVDSASSSKAVVAYLRKRILNSAGTILGGKFLHGKCIGHICNLIVAGVLKEMADPVARVRGAVKYVLQYPSRLQKFEQYCENEGLQYDGLLHLETDAGWDSTLFMLFVAQISKRAFKVFEVHDPHYTMELESTDGKGTPTDEDWKKVEMLLDFCEFFFITLAGSQPSYVRPYSFFEFILMIPVHFRKWNGKDNIQFKGMVARLEDKYHKYWNKSYKEYLCCTGNMNQLVSVAAVLDPRKKLGKVELELSGCFTTRRLRKKVRKVTYALYSEYEGKKTPQIGKTSDRMHTSGETDHMPEEFRMRTNSQFENGGGQSISELDRYLDEDVEENSKDFNILGWWKINSHRFPH; via the exons ATGGTGCTAAAGGATGTGGGCTATCCAATGAAGGTTGGGAGTGCAGTAGCTGCTGCAGCTGCTTATCTTCAGAACA CATCTGCTAtg ATGTCAATATTCCAAGAATTACTTAATAGTTTCGAGGAATCAAGTTCAGACTCTTTTAGTGCTGAGGTATCAAGCTCAGAATCTACTAGTATTGAAATATCGAGTTCAGAATCTATTAGTATTGTAACATCAAGTGCAGAATTTGATTGTATTGAGGTACTAAGCTCAGAATCTCAACCTTCAATTCCAATAGCCAATGAGACACGCCTTAGAACAAAACGAAAGAGGACAAAACCAAGGTCAGAAGTCTGGCAGCACTTCGACAAGTTTTATAATGCTGAGGGTAACTTGAAGTGCAAGTGCAAGTATTGTAGTAGGGAGTTCTACTGTGATTCACGGAAAAACGGCACTAGTTCACTGAAAAATCACATGGGCCGATGTAAAAGAGGTCCTTACAAGGAGGATAAAACGCAAGCACCAGTAAATCTTCGCCCAGACTCAATGGGCCACGAAGGTGAGATGATGGGCACCGCCGCTGCTTTGAGATTTGATCAAGAGGCTATCAGGAAGGGTCTGGTTTGCACGATCGCTCTTGATTGGCCTTCTTTCAGCTATGTAGAAagtgaaatatttagaaattttatgTCGATTGTGTGTCCACGTTTTGTAGTTCCCTCACGGCGGGATGTTGAAATGGATTTTTATCAACTCTATTTGGACGAGAGATTGAAATTGAAGAATTTCTTGAAAACCTCGTGCCAGAGGGTTTCTCTTACAATAGAGAGGCGGTCCTCTTTACAAGGAGCAAATTACATGTGCCTCACTGCCCATTTTATTGACAACGACTGGAAATTGAATAGAAAGATATTAAACATTTGTCCTATTAGTAGTGAGAAATATAAGGCCATCGGTAAAAAAGTTGCAAAGTGCCTGCTTGATTGGGGGATTCATCGAGTGTTTACTATTACTGTTGACAGTGCAAGCTCAAGTAAAGCAGTGGTTGCATACTTGAGAAAAAGAATTCTTAATTCAGCAGGTACAATTCTAGGTGGCAAATTTCTTCACGGGAAATGTATTGGACATATATGTAATCTAATTGTGGCTGGCGTATTGAAAGAAATGGCGGACCCAGTGGCTCGAGTTCGGGGAGCAGTGAAATATGTGCTGCAATATCCATCCAGGTTGCAAAAATTCGAACAATACTGTGAGAATGAAGGGCTACAATATGATGGATTGTTACATCTAGAGACTGATGCTGGATGGGACTCTACACTTTTTATGTTATTTGTGGCTCAGATATCTAAAAGAGCCTTTAAGGTGTTTGAGGTGCATGATCCTCATTATACAATGGAACTTGAAAGTACAGATGGAAAAGGAACACCGACAGATGAGGATTGGAAAAAAGTCGAAATGTTGTTAGATTTTTGTGAATTCTTCTTCATAACGTTAGCAGGTTCCCAACCATCATATGTTAGACCCTactctttttttgaatttattttgatGATTCCTGTGCATTTCCGTAAATGGAACGGCAAAGACAATATTCAGTTTAAAGGAATGGTTGCGAGATTGGAAGATAAGTATCACAAGTACTGGAATAAATCATATAAGGAGTACCTTTGTTGCACGGGAAATATGAACCAGTTGGTTTCTGTTGCTGCTGTTCTTGATCCTCGGAAGAAATTGGGGAAAGTGGAATTGGAACTTTCTGGATGCTTTACAACCAGGCGGCTAAGAAAAAAAGTGAGGAAGGTCACTTATGCTTTGTACAGTGAGTATGAGGGTAAGAAGACACCACAGATTGGAAAAACGAGTGATAGAATGCATACTTCGGGTGAAACAGATCATATGCCAGAAGAATTCAGGATGAGAACGAATTCTCAATTTGAAAATGGAGGGGGGCAGAGCATATCAGAATTGGATAGGTATCTAGATGAAGACGTTGAAGAGAACAGCAAGGACTTCAATATTTTGGGATGGTGGAAAATCAATAGTCATAGATTTCCT cACTGA